A single Choristoneura fumiferana chromosome 9, NRCan_CFum_1, whole genome shotgun sequence DNA region contains:
- the Pop4 gene encoding ribonuclease P/MRP subunit POP4, whose protein sequence is MSSIKKYSESEQAVFKFLEANVPKSDKVNIESELKKDFLLAKKKSKQGKKKKTSTKKIRTLTRKDKKALGFYEIPRNSVKYEDLLAMHEMWIQYASQMLELHKPLPDTNSKSWEQFTQTLYKSDFHGSYLSVVRSKCPSYVGKSGICIMDTKNTFKLLSKDSVVTTVPKFSSVFEMRIKNVAVTLFGKHLCVRPAERSTKKVKSQLHPDLI, encoded by the coding sequence atgtcttccataaaaaaatatagtgaaaGTGAGCAGGCTGTATTCAAATTTTTAGAAGCAAACGTTCCCAAATCAGACAAAGTCAACATTGAATCAGAGTTAAAGAAAGACTTCCTACTTGCAAAAAAGAAGAGCAAACAAgggaagaaaaagaaaaccagCACAAAGAAAATCAGGACCTTGACGAGAAAAGACAAAAAAGCCTTGGGTTTTTATGAAATACCCAGAAATAGCGTTAAATATGAAGATTTGCTTGCAATGCACGAAATGTGGATACAATACGCAAGCCAAATGTTAGAACTTCACAAGCCACTACCGGATACTAACAGTAAAAGTTGGGAACAGTTTACCCAAACTCTTTATAAATCAGACTTTCATGGAAGTTACCTCAGTGTTGTTCGCTCCAAATGTCCAAGCTATGTTGGTAAAAGTGGAATTTGTATAATGGATACGAAAAACACATTTAAGTTACTGTCAAAAGATAGTGTGGTGACTACTGTGCCTAAGTTTAGTTCTGTTTTTGAAATGCGGATCAAGAATGTGGCAGTGACTTTGTTTGGCAAACACTTGTGTGTGCGGCCCGCGGAAAGGTCTACCAAAAAAGTGAAAAGTCAATTGCACCCTGACTTAATATGA
- the LOC141431321 gene encoding E3 ubiquitin-protein ligase SIAH1B-like, protein MASNKGKKPMGKDGSAVTIPECPVCLEPMRSPIFLCMSGHSLCSSCTKVLNPANCPLCRQPMTQMRNRTLEDLTEKAKVQCPNHAAGCVYQLSNAAVAEHVKECIFRLMECPFGAVFGRCSWSGHLHQIMEHFKQKHPEACDCGPQADADVELENMSLRQCDRRLLLAAQNKYLFIITVKVDTIQRMAYWTVQHIGPKKQAHQYLYEIHLNSKREPQRKIVFTEHCFSDTVKVEEIIRQNNCAVLPLGTLGQFIMNDKLNFRYLIRRVNEKPKPDENAAPNSENAHSRSASRTRGNGPKPKGPWPKGPGPKGPGPKGPGPRINANKS, encoded by the exons ATGGCCTCAAATAAAGGAAAGAAACC GATGGGCAAAGACGGATCTGCAGTGACCATCCCAGAGTGCCCGGTGTGCCTCGAGCCCATGAGGTCACCTATCTTCCTCTGCATGTCGGGGCACAGCCTGTGCAGCAGCTGCACTAAAGTTCTGAACCCTGCGAACTGCCCCTTGTGCCGGCAGCCCATGACACAAATGAGGAACAGGACCCTGGAAGACCTGACTGAAAAG GCAAAGGTGCAGTGCCCCAACCACGCCGCGGGCTGCGTCTACCAGCTGTCCAACGCGGCCGTCGCCGAACACGTCAAGGAGTGCATCTTCCGTCTGATGGAGTGCCCATTCGGGGCCGTCTTCGGAAGGTGCTCTTGGTCTG GGCATCTGCATCAGATAATGGAGCACTTCAAGCAGAAGCACCCGGAGGCGTGCGACTGCGGCCCGCAGGCCGACGCCGACGTGGAGCTGGAGAACATGTCTCTGCGCCAGTGCGACCGCCGGCTGCTGCTCGCCGCCCAAAACAAGTACCTCTTCATCATCACGGTCAAGGTCGACACCATCCAGCGCATGGCCTACTGGACCGTCCAGCACATCGGCCCGAAAAAACAAGCCCACCAATACCTCTACGAAATACACCTCAACAGCAAACGCGAGCCGCAGAGAAAAATTGTCTTCACCGAACATTGCTTCAGTGACACTGTCAAAGTCGAGGAGATAATCCGACAGAACAACTGCGCCGTTCTCCCGCTAGGCACTCTGGGCCAGTTCATTATGAACGACAAGCTGAACTTCAGATATTTAATCAGGAGAGTCAATGAGAAGCCTAAACCGGATGAAAATGCAGCTCCAAATAGCGAAAATGCACACTCTAGGAGCGCTTCACGCACCAGGGGGAATGGGCCCAAACCAAAGGGCCCGTGGCCCAAGGGGCCAGGACCCAAGGGGCCAGGACCCAAGGGACCGGGTCCAAGAATTAATGCCAACAAGTCTTAA
- the LOC141431325 gene encoding E3 ubiquitin-protein ligase SIAH1-like gives MASHKMAKKMPPAVTFPKCPVCQRVMAPPIYICQTGHSVCGACTEQLRPPNCPVCQQPMTQMRNRSLEDFINKAKVPCPHRGTGCQLTPEYATVGDHAQECFYRTAECPFAAGLGKCSWTGVHNHVTEHVKEMHTSMFTEGLEAEIEMEGLTMRDCDRRVHVAAQQRNVFVVTFKLDSIQRLAYWTIQYMGPKKYAHNYNYEIHVTSKREPHRKVIFTERCLSDTTKTEDIFRQCLCAVLSLNALETFSTDNKVSYRFVISRHNPNYKPKRLSGEGTHVNTRSPPQRQWSRSRQGQWMERSGQE, from the exons atggcttCGCATAAAATGGCAAAGAAAAT GCCCCCAGCCGTGACCTTCCCCAAGTGCCCGGTGTGCCAGCGCGTCATGGCCCCGCCGATCTACATCTGCCAGACGGGGCACAGCGTGTGTGGCGCCTGTACGGAGCAGCTGCGTCCGCCTAATTGCCCCGTGTGCCAGCAGCCCATGACGCAGATGAGGAACCGGTCGCTCGAGGATTTCATTAATAAG GCGAAGGTCCCGTGCCCGCACCGCGGCACCGGCTGTCAGCTGACCCCCGAGTACGCGACGGTCGGCGATCACGCGCAGGAGTGCTTCTACCGTACCGCGGAGTGCCCGTTCGCCGCCGGGCTCGGCAAGTGCTCCTGGACTG GAGTACATAATCACGTTACGGAACATGTGAAAGAGATGCACACGAGCATGTTCACAGAGGGTTTGGAGGCAGAAATCGAGATGGAAGGCTTAACAATGCGCGATTGCGACCGGCGCGTGCACGTCGCCGCTCAACAGAGGAACGTGTTCGTCGTCACCTTCAAGCTTGACTCCATCCAACGCCTGGCCTATTGGACCATCCAGTACATGGGCCCGAAGAAATATGCCCACAACTATAATTACGAAATACACGTCACCAGCAAACGGGAACCGCACAGGAAAGTCATTTTCACGGAACGCTGCTTGAGTGACACTACAAAAACGGAGGATATCTTCCGTCAGTGCTTATGTGCTGTTCTATCACTCAACGCATTGGAGACATTTAGCACAGATAATAAGGTGTCTTATAGATTTGTTATCTCGAGGCATAACCCTAACTATAAGCCTAAGCGGCTAAGTGGCGAGGGTACACATGTCAACACTCGATCGCCTCCTCAGCGACAGTGGTCCCGGTCCCGGCAAGGACAATGGATGGAGAGGTCCGGGCAGGAGTAA